The following coding sequences are from one Halobacteriovorax sp. JY17 window:
- a CDS encoding FKBP-type peptidyl-prolyl cis-trans isomerase — protein MSVDWNKVSYVLGQQIGSDFKEQGITVELEAFFNSFKDAFNGEPSNLTGPEMQEIMQSFQVYMQAKQAEKMEKESTLNLEEGSAFLAKNATEEGIKTLESGLQYRVLTEGSGKTPTNTDTVEAHYEGKLINGSVFDSSYQRGQTIDFPVNGVIPGWTEALQLMSEGSKWQLFIPANLAYGEAGSPPVIPPNSTLLFDVELVSVK, from the coding sequence ATGAGCGTCGATTGGAATAAGGTCAGCTACGTGCTGGGTCAACAAATTGGAAGTGACTTTAAAGAGCAGGGAATAACTGTTGAATTAGAGGCTTTCTTCAATTCATTTAAAGATGCATTCAACGGTGAGCCGTCAAATCTTACTGGTCCAGAGATGCAAGAAATTATGCAAAGTTTCCAAGTTTACATGCAAGCTAAGCAAGCAGAGAAAATGGAAAAAGAATCTACTCTAAACCTTGAAGAAGGTTCAGCGTTTCTAGCAAAGAATGCTACTGAAGAGGGAATTAAAACTCTTGAAAGTGGTCTTCAATACCGTGTCCTTACAGAGGGAAGCGGGAAAACTCCAACGAATACAGACACAGTTGAAGCGCACTACGAAGGTAAGCTAATTAATGGAAGCGTATTTGATTCTTCTTACCAAAGAGGACAGACAATAGACTTTCCAGTTAACGGAGTTATTCCAGGTTGGACAGAAGCTCTTCAACTAATGAGCGAAGGTTCTAAGTGGCAATTATTTATTCCTGCTAACCTTGCTTACGGAGAAGCTGGATCACCTCCAGTAATCCCACCAAATTCAACTCTTCTCTTTGATGTTGAACTTGTTTCAGTAAAGTAA
- a CDS encoding energy transducer TonB: MFNIARDKSFQISLCLALAVHALVLFSAKSSPLTILSEVSMANSPSKLQLNMQKRAVKKPIQKKKLVKKSKKLVAKKEVVIEQEVSKPQAAIMKTNFNKTSMHAPKPRYPRMAIKRGIEGSVVVKILINEQGFPYDVSILKSSGFKVLDEAAIKTAMQWKFSPALVDGKPVKSQNHQPFVFSLQNI, encoded by the coding sequence GTGTTTAATATAGCAAGAGATAAATCGTTTCAAATAAGCCTTTGCTTAGCTTTGGCGGTGCATGCTCTTGTTCTTTTTAGCGCTAAATCTTCTCCTCTAACAATTCTCTCAGAAGTCTCAATGGCAAATTCTCCGTCTAAGCTTCAGCTCAATATGCAAAAGCGTGCAGTGAAAAAGCCAATTCAAAAGAAGAAGTTAGTTAAGAAATCAAAGAAGCTTGTGGCCAAGAAAGAAGTTGTTATTGAGCAAGAGGTCTCAAAGCCTCAGGCCGCGATCATGAAAACGAATTTTAATAAGACCAGTATGCATGCTCCAAAACCTAGGTATCCTCGAATGGCAATTAAGAGAGGAATAGAGGGAAGCGTTGTGGTTAAAATTCTTATCAATGAGCAGGGATTTCCTTATGATGTGAGTATTCTTAAGAGCTCTGGATTCAAAGTCCTAGATGAAGCGGCCATAAAGACAGCAATGCAGTGGAAGTTTTCACCTGCACTTGTTGACGGGAAGCCTGTTAAATCGCAAAATCATCAGCCGTTTGTATTCTCCCTTCAAAATATCTAG
- a CDS encoding serine protease, protein MKPILLITAILFNAPMLSSYAKGTKMLYGQDDRYQVVNSTPMRNSIMAQVSKSKVDLKNLKFKNFISLAKRHNLCADEKYAQEPSISECTSFVIGNDLIATAGHCLFINGKNDKENCEEHLWVMNYTINSKLSKSDLYGCKEVIRIGADPDEYWDYAIIRLDREIKGAQKLTLTERLPILGDNLTSIGFPLGAPMKVSPVGKYFGLEEDLPIYSLDLFQGNSGSPIINQNQEVFAIHIMGPSDAIYYDSKSKCNRYNRCEPNQSSCQKNLGFPFREIGISFK, encoded by the coding sequence ATGAAACCTATTCTACTCATCACAGCGATACTTTTTAACGCACCTATGCTTTCTTCTTATGCAAAGGGAACGAAGATGCTCTATGGACAAGATGATCGCTACCAAGTCGTCAATAGTACACCTATGAGAAATTCAATAATGGCCCAAGTTTCAAAGAGTAAAGTAGATTTAAAAAACTTGAAATTTAAAAACTTTATAAGCTTGGCCAAAAGACATAACCTTTGCGCCGATGAAAAGTATGCTCAAGAGCCCTCTATTTCAGAATGTACATCCTTTGTTATTGGTAATGATCTAATTGCAACTGCCGGTCATTGCCTCTTCATTAATGGAAAAAATGACAAAGAAAACTGTGAAGAACATTTATGGGTAATGAATTATACAATAAACTCTAAACTCTCTAAAAGTGATCTATACGGCTGCAAAGAAGTTATTAGAATAGGCGCAGACCCTGATGAATACTGGGATTATGCAATAATAAGACTTGATAGAGAAATTAAAGGGGCACAGAAGTTAACTCTAACCGAAAGACTTCCTATTCTCGGAGACAACCTCACTTCAATCGGCTTTCCCTTAGGAGCCCCTATGAAGGTAAGTCCTGTTGGAAAGTACTTTGGACTTGAAGAGGATTTACCTATCTATTCTCTCGATCTCTTTCAGGGAAACTCCGGTTCGCCCATAATTAACCAAAATCAAGAAGTCTTTGCTATTCATATAATGGGTCCAAGTGATGCTATATACTACGACTCAAAATCAAAGTGTAATAGATATAATCGCTGTGAACCCAATCAAAGTTCTTGTCAGAAGAATTTAGGCTTTCCTTTTAGAGAAATTGGAATTTCATTTAAATAA
- a CDS encoding glutamine--tRNA ligase/YqeY domain fusion protein: MTEENTEVVKTNFIRGIIEKDLESGKNGARVVTRFPPEPNGYLHIGHAKSICLNFGLAKSYNSAEVKAQCHLRFDDTNPEKEDVEYIDSIQEDVKWLGYDWGENLFYASDYFDQMYEYAVKLINMDKAYICELSPEEAREYRGTLTEPGKDSPHRNRDTAESLVLFEKMKNGEIEQGKMVLRLKIDMSSPNINLRDPIIYRIKKAHHPKTGDKWNIYPIYDFAHCIEDSIEDITHSICTLEFEDRRPLYNWVLETLGTKSHPQQIEFSRLNLEYTIMSKRYLKQLVDEKHVLGWDDPRMPTISGMRRRGYMPESLRNFCEQIGVTKKDGTIAMSTLETNVRDTLGPITPRVFGVIDPIKVVITNWEEGTQEIECAYHPQDEDYGTRKVPFTKEIYIERDDFKEEANRKFFRLKTGGSVRLKFAYVITCNEVIKDANGEIVELHCTYDKETFAGVTPEGMKKVKGIINWVSATENLEVECRLYDRLFTVPNPMSNKEKSFVESINPDSLKTIKTYVEKSLRTAKLEERYQFERQGYFIVDKDSTSDLKVFNRIITLKDTWSKVDQANAELKVSVGDLKEIMDDFVKTSKKEVVTE; this comes from the coding sequence ATGACCGAAGAAAACACTGAAGTGGTCAAGACTAATTTCATTAGAGGCATTATCGAAAAAGACCTTGAGTCTGGGAAAAATGGTGCGAGAGTTGTTACAAGATTTCCTCCTGAACCAAATGGGTACTTACATATTGGTCATGCAAAATCTATTTGCCTAAACTTTGGTTTAGCGAAGTCATATAATTCAGCAGAAGTTAAGGCCCAATGTCACCTTCGATTTGATGATACAAACCCAGAAAAAGAAGATGTCGAATATATTGATTCAATCCAAGAGGACGTTAAGTGGCTTGGTTATGATTGGGGAGAGAATTTATTCTACGCTTCTGATTACTTTGATCAAATGTATGAGTACGCAGTTAAGCTTATTAATATGGATAAGGCCTATATCTGTGAACTCTCTCCTGAAGAGGCGAGAGAATATAGAGGGACACTAACTGAACCTGGAAAAGATAGTCCTCATCGTAATAGAGATACCGCAGAGAGCTTAGTTCTTTTTGAGAAAATGAAAAATGGTGAGATCGAACAAGGGAAGATGGTTCTTCGTTTAAAAATTGATATGAGCTCTCCAAATATTAATTTAAGAGATCCAATCATTTATAGAATAAAAAAAGCTCATCACCCAAAGACAGGTGATAAGTGGAATATTTATCCAATCTATGACTTCGCTCACTGTATTGAAGATTCTATTGAAGATATTACTCACTCTATTTGCACACTTGAGTTTGAAGATAGAAGGCCATTGTACAATTGGGTTTTAGAAACATTGGGGACAAAGTCTCACCCTCAGCAAATTGAATTTTCAAGATTAAATCTTGAGTACACAATTATGTCTAAGAGATATTTGAAGCAATTAGTTGATGAAAAGCATGTTCTCGGTTGGGACGATCCAAGGATGCCTACAATCTCAGGAATGAGAAGAAGAGGTTATATGCCAGAGAGCTTAAGAAATTTCTGTGAGCAAATTGGTGTGACGAAGAAAGATGGAACAATTGCAATGTCTACGTTAGAGACAAATGTAAGAGATACTCTTGGTCCAATTACTCCAAGAGTTTTTGGTGTGATCGATCCGATTAAAGTTGTTATTACAAATTGGGAAGAAGGGACTCAAGAGATTGAGTGTGCTTATCATCCACAGGATGAAGACTATGGAACTCGTAAAGTTCCTTTCACAAAAGAAATCTATATTGAGCGCGATGACTTTAAAGAAGAGGCCAATAGAAAATTCTTTAGATTAAAAACTGGTGGATCTGTAAGACTTAAGTTTGCTTATGTGATTACTTGTAATGAAGTGATTAAAGATGCGAATGGTGAAATTGTTGAGCTTCACTGCACGTATGATAAAGAAACTTTTGCTGGTGTGACTCCAGAAGGTATGAAGAAAGTTAAGGGGATTATCAACTGGGTTTCTGCGACTGAAAATCTTGAAGTTGAATGTAGACTCTACGATAGACTTTTCACTGTTCCAAATCCTATGAGCAATAAAGAGAAGTCATTTGTTGAAAGTATTAATCCTGATTCTCTTAAAACAATTAAGACGTATGTAGAGAAGAGTTTAAGAACAGCAAAGCTTGAAGAGAGATACCAGTTTGAAAGACAGGGGTACTTCATTGTTGATAAGGACTCTACGAGTGATCTCAAAGTCTTTAATCGAATAATTACGCTAAAAGACACTTGGTCCAAAGTTGATCAGGCTAATGCAGAATTAAAAGTATCTGTAGGTGACTTAAAAGAGATTATGGATGATTTTGTTAAAACAAGTAAAAAAGAAGTTGTTACAGAATAA
- the gltX gene encoding glutamate--tRNA ligase, producing MTVRVRFAPSPTGYLHIGGARTALYSYLFAKAKGGKYILRIEDTDLERSKREFEESQIADLLWLGIEHDEGPDKGGDFGPYRQSERMQMYKDIAWDFVERGLAYPCFLTNEELEELSNKANEEKKAPHAYHGKFRDYDLAEAKKRVESGEEHVIRFKNPGKKWTFTDLVRGEVTFPEDMVGDFVIIRSNGMPVYNFCCVVDDYKMEMTHVFRAEEHLNNTCRQLQIYEALGATPPEFAHVSLLVGEDRQKLSKRHGATSVTQYKEMGYLPGAVTNYLTLLGWSHPDETDIFDVLELGVMFDYTRFSKSSAMYDIKKLNFFNEQWLRKLSDKEIATGFEGALGSESEFAKQTPEWKEKFAALMKEKVQLFSDIKEHMPIFFDAAADEDDQYKEAIAWETTPQVKEYLATQVGSLSADFITEDQVGEWMDYLKKELKIKGKPLFMGMRVCLTGRAHGPDLKTVVALTPIAIVKERLK from the coding sequence ATGACAGTACGTGTACGATTTGCACCATCTCCAACAGGTTACCTCCACATTGGAGGGGCCAGAACTGCTCTTTATAGCTACCTCTTCGCAAAAGCAAAGGGTGGAAAGTATATTCTAAGAATTGAAGATACTGACCTTGAAAGATCAAAGAGAGAGTTTGAAGAATCACAAATTGCTGATCTTCTTTGGCTTGGAATTGAACACGATGAAGGGCCAGATAAAGGCGGTGACTTTGGACCTTATAGACAGTCTGAAAGAATGCAAATGTATAAAGACATTGCATGGGACTTTGTTGAAAGAGGTCTCGCTTATCCTTGTTTTCTAACGAATGAAGAATTAGAAGAATTGAGCAATAAAGCGAACGAAGAGAAGAAGGCCCCTCACGCTTATCATGGAAAGTTTAGAGACTACGATCTTGCAGAAGCGAAGAAGAGAGTTGAGTCCGGTGAAGAGCACGTCATTAGATTTAAGAATCCAGGTAAGAAATGGACTTTCACTGACCTTGTAAGAGGAGAAGTAACTTTTCCTGAAGACATGGTAGGGGATTTCGTTATTATTCGTTCTAATGGGATGCCTGTTTATAATTTCTGCTGTGTCGTAGATGATTATAAAATGGAGATGACTCACGTTTTTAGAGCAGAAGAGCATTTAAATAATACTTGTCGCCAATTACAAATCTATGAAGCACTTGGAGCGACACCTCCTGAGTTTGCTCACGTTTCTCTACTTGTTGGTGAAGATAGACAGAAACTTTCTAAGCGTCACGGGGCAACTTCTGTAACTCAATATAAAGAGATGGGCTATCTTCCTGGAGCGGTAACGAATTATCTTACTCTTCTTGGTTGGTCTCATCCTGATGAGACAGATATCTTTGATGTCCTAGAGCTAGGCGTGATGTTTGATTACACAAGATTTTCAAAGTCATCGGCCATGTACGATATTAAGAAATTAAACTTCTTTAATGAGCAGTGGCTTAGAAAGTTAAGCGATAAAGAAATTGCAACAGGATTTGAAGGAGCCCTTGGAAGCGAGAGCGAATTCGCAAAACAAACTCCAGAGTGGAAGGAGAAGTTTGCTGCTCTTATGAAAGAGAAGGTTCAACTCTTTAGTGATATTAAAGAGCATATGCCAATCTTCTTTGATGCTGCTGCTGATGAAGATGATCAATATAAAGAAGCGATCGCTTGGGAGACGACTCCACAAGTGAAAGAATATCTAGCGACTCAAGTTGGCTCTCTTTCTGCTGACTTCATTACTGAAGATCAAGTAGGAGAGTGGATGGACTACTTAAAGAAAGAATTAAAGATAAAGGGGAAGCCACTCTTTATGGGAATGAGAGTCTGCTTGACAGGAAGGGCCCATGGGCCAGATTTAAAAACTGTTGTGGCGCTAACTCCTATTGCAATTGTAAAAGAAAGGTTAAAGTAG
- the tyrS gene encoding tyrosine--tRNA ligase, producing the protein MNFFDELKARGIIDALSHEEELEKKFNEGGMSFYCGYDPTARSLQLGNLFTIVTCMRFQKAGHKPFMLVGGATGMIGDPSGKSEERNLLDMDTLKENIEAIRNQLGQFVDFDGGANSAVLVNNADWWQGLGFLEFLRTIGKRFRVSEMLNKDSVKSRIESDAGISLTEFSYQVLQAYDFVTLNKEHGVSLQIGGSDQWGNMTAGTDLTRKMNQNQVYCMTMPLVTDQNGNKFGKSAGNAVFLDGSMTSPYKMYQFLLNQDDAIVDALLKYYTFLSLDEIAELKVMTESEPHLRTAQKSLAEHITKLVHGDEGLESAMRATKFFFGAKIENVSDADVASIFEDTPSVELSKDLLNDGSVIEMLSETPLFNSKKEVRRAVDQKGIYINNIAIEGADQTLSKADLASETALVLRKGKKNYCVVKFK; encoded by the coding sequence ATGAATTTTTTCGACGAATTAAAAGCACGTGGAATTATTGATGCTCTCTCTCACGAAGAAGAGCTAGAGAAGAAGTTTAATGAAGGCGGAATGTCCTTCTATTGTGGGTATGATCCTACGGCAAGATCTCTTCAGCTTGGAAATCTCTTTACCATTGTAACTTGTATGCGCTTTCAAAAAGCAGGGCATAAGCCTTTTATGCTCGTTGGTGGAGCTACGGGAATGATTGGTGATCCATCTGGGAAGAGTGAGGAGAGAAATCTTCTCGATATGGATACGCTTAAAGAAAATATCGAAGCGATTAGAAACCAGCTGGGACAATTTGTTGACTTTGATGGTGGTGCTAATTCTGCGGTTCTTGTTAATAACGCCGATTGGTGGCAAGGGCTTGGCTTTCTAGAATTCTTAAGAACTATTGGAAAGAGATTTAGAGTTAGCGAAATGCTTAATAAAGATTCTGTAAAATCAAGAATCGAAAGTGATGCGGGGATCTCTCTAACAGAGTTCTCTTATCAAGTACTCCAGGCCTACGACTTTGTGACTTTAAATAAAGAACACGGTGTTTCTCTACAGATTGGTGGGTCCGATCAGTGGGGAAATATGACGGCGGGAACTGATCTCACTCGTAAGATGAATCAAAATCAAGTTTACTGTATGACAATGCCTCTTGTGACTGATCAAAACGGTAATAAGTTTGGAAAGTCTGCTGGAAATGCTGTCTTCTTAGATGGATCGATGACTTCTCCGTATAAGATGTATCAATTTCTTCTAAATCAAGATGACGCTATCGTGGACGCTCTACTTAAGTATTATACATTCTTATCTCTTGATGAGATTGCTGAGCTTAAGGTCATGACAGAGTCAGAACCACACCTTAGAACGGCTCAAAAGAGTCTTGCTGAACATATAACAAAACTTGTTCATGGTGATGAGGGACTCGAATCGGCAATGAGAGCGACTAAGTTCTTCTTTGGAGCAAAGATTGAGAATGTATCAGACGCCGATGTCGCTTCAATTTTTGAAGACACTCCCTCTGTAGAGTTATCTAAAGATTTATTAAATGATGGAAGCGTAATTGAAATGCTCTCTGAGACACCACTCTTTAATAGTAAGAAAGAGGTGAGAAGAGCAGTTGATCAAAAAGGTATTTATATTAATAATATTGCGATTGAAGGGGCCGATCAAACTCTTTCAAAGGCTGATCTTGCTAGCGAGACAGCACTTGTTCTTAGAAAAGGTAAGAAGAATTACTGTGTCGTAAAGTTTAAATAA
- a CDS encoding Hpt domain-containing protein, with amino-acid sequence MTSFNQNLLNENFGDDKEILIELVDVFFSELPNMISPIRKSIDENVSADLHLHAHTLKGAVSNFFAEKCVEHSFELEKMGRSGTIDIERANSLLKALEAELEGLSKDLRDYLT; translated from the coding sequence ATGACGAGTTTTAATCAAAATTTATTAAATGAAAACTTTGGTGACGATAAGGAAATTCTTATTGAGTTAGTTGATGTTTTCTTTTCAGAACTACCCAATATGATCTCTCCGATTAGGAAGTCAATTGATGAAAATGTGAGTGCTGATCTACACTTACACGCTCATACCTTGAAGGGGGCAGTTAGTAATTTCTTTGCAGAAAAATGTGTTGAACATTCTTTTGAGTTAGAAAAAATGGGAAGAAGTGGAACTATCGATATAGAACGAGCCAATTCTCTCTTAAAAGCTCTAGAGGCTGAATTAGAGGGGCTTTCGAAAGATTTAAGGGATTATTTAACGTAG
- a CDS encoding sterol desaturase family protein yields the protein MKKYDSIKIFENPVLEACTHVHPIIPLILWVPVAIYWGISGQTTYSLSLGEMLSWYAIGLLVWTFTEYILHRYMFHFPAKGPLGKRFVFLFHGLHHDDPNDPTRLVMPPVPAIIIMALLYGLFSLMVPARYLEVFMSSFVIGYLCYDYIHYATHHFKMNNKVGRYLKKFHLQHHFRHEKAKYGVSSPLWDIILRTMTGPKEEEH from the coding sequence ATGAAGAAATATGACTCAATCAAAATATTTGAAAATCCTGTGCTTGAAGCTTGTACTCATGTGCATCCAATTATCCCTTTAATTCTCTGGGTTCCAGTAGCCATTTACTGGGGGATCTCTGGACAGACGACTTATAGCCTATCCCTAGGTGAGATGCTTTCTTGGTATGCTATTGGACTTCTGGTTTGGACATTCACAGAATATATACTTCACCGTTATATGTTTCACTTTCCTGCAAAGGGACCACTTGGAAAGAGATTTGTTTTCCTATTTCATGGGCTTCATCATGACGATCCTAATGATCCTACGAGACTTGTAATGCCACCTGTGCCAGCAATCATTATTATGGCACTTCTCTATGGTTTATTTTCTCTAATGGTTCCTGCGAGGTATTTAGAAGTCTTTATGTCTTCATTTGTCATAGGCTACCTCTGCTATGATTATATTCACTATGCTACTCACCACTTTAAGATGAATAATAAAGTGGGGAGATACTTAAAGAAGTTTCATCTTCAGCATCACTTTAGACATGAGAAGGCGAAGTATGGAGTGAGCTCTCCTCTTTGGGATATAATTCTAAGAACTATGACAGGCCCTAAAGAAGAGGAACACTAG
- a CDS encoding phosphatase PAP2 family protein, whose product MLKYLAIAFIILISSSYSLADTPIGESTWKDIRTSVSWLVSGSVEQFRTKNNLYYLGAALPVTWYAFEKDEDNLASAKRKGKAPRHIRLAGDFGVVLSFPILQSSFYAYGRKYKNKKAMQFAMEYLSSMYLALVESGVLSFVQVHHRPDKENLSSWETGFRGDSSFPSGHVIPYYGLFFKTLQFYGPYWAVAPAVLSMWAAKQRVRSAKHYTSDVVGSFFLMAFASEGVRKVAKYKNNHPFYKWAFEHEANISVIRHDGAYGPAVVWNY is encoded by the coding sequence ATGCTTAAGTATCTCGCGATAGCTTTTATCATTCTTATTTCAAGTTCATACTCATTAGCAGATACACCTATTGGAGAGTCTACTTGGAAAGATATTAGAACTTCTGTGAGTTGGCTTGTTAGTGGTTCTGTAGAGCAATTTAGAACGAAGAATAACCTCTACTATCTTGGGGCTGCACTGCCAGTGACTTGGTATGCTTTTGAGAAAGACGAAGATAATCTTGCAAGCGCTAAACGTAAAGGAAAAGCTCCAAGACATATTCGCCTTGCTGGCGATTTTGGAGTGGTTCTAAGCTTTCCAATCCTACAATCTTCTTTCTATGCTTATGGAAGAAAGTATAAGAATAAAAAGGCCATGCAATTTGCTATGGAATATCTCTCCTCAATGTACTTAGCTCTTGTTGAATCAGGGGTATTAAGTTTTGTTCAAGTTCATCATAGACCTGATAAAGAGAATCTAAGCTCCTGGGAGACTGGCTTTAGAGGGGATTCATCTTTCCCATCAGGGCACGTTATTCCGTACTATGGACTCTTCTTTAAGACTCTTCAATTCTATGGACCTTATTGGGCGGTAGCTCCTGCAGTTCTTTCTATGTGGGCGGCTAAGCAACGAGTGAGGTCTGCCAAGCATTACACATCAGATGTTGTCGGTTCATTCTTTTTAATGGCATTTGCTTCGGAAGGTGTTCGAAAAGTTGCTAAGTATAAGAACAATCATCCGTTCTATAAATGGGCATTTGAACATGAAGCGAATATTTCAGTCATTCGGCACGATGGAGCTTATGGTCCTGCTGTTGTTTGGAATTACTAA
- a CDS encoding NAD-dependent epimerase/dehydratase family protein → MNILVTGATGFVGSHLSELLTKNGHNVFALVRNPSKAREFNVPGTYIQGSLSSTDENKWVRELPEKLDAVIHTAGIVHSMNVDQFYTVNAMATQRLILDLKERYQELKFTLISSLAGAGPSNRSEEKVETDIPKPVSDYGKSKKLAERFTKELCPKEWSVSIIRPPMVIGPRDPAVLDIFKMIKGSFVVTAGLDGDKNEYSFVCVYDLVQTIVKSLELNNTAPEIYFSSYPQTITTAELYHEIKKQLNKRYLFNLKIPSLLIRILAGIIGFFSKFMKIDIRLTPDKVNELLPKAWTCNSQKSIDQLSQKYEWSLEKTIAITLKDYKNRNWL, encoded by the coding sequence ATGAATATCCTAGTAACAGGGGCCACCGGATTCGTTGGCTCTCACCTAAGTGAACTCCTTACAAAAAATGGCCACAACGTTTTTGCTCTCGTTAGAAACCCTTCGAAGGCAAGAGAGTTTAATGTTCCAGGAACTTATATCCAAGGCTCACTCTCATCAACAGATGAGAATAAATGGGTAAGAGAGCTTCCAGAGAAATTAGATGCAGTTATTCATACTGCAGGGATTGTTCATTCTATGAACGTCGACCAATTCTATACAGTCAATGCCATGGCCACACAGAGACTTATTCTCGATCTAAAAGAAAGATATCAAGAGCTAAAGTTCACACTCATTTCTTCCCTTGCTGGTGCGGGACCATCTAATCGAAGTGAAGAGAAAGTGGAAACTGATATTCCAAAACCTGTTAGTGATTATGGTAAGTCTAAGAAACTTGCAGAGAGATTTACAAAAGAGCTTTGTCCTAAAGAATGGAGCGTTTCCATTATTAGACCACCAATGGTAATAGGCCCAAGAGACCCAGCTGTACTAGATATTTTTAAAATGATTAAGGGCTCATTTGTTGTAACAGCGGGACTAGATGGCGATAAGAACGAGTATAGTTTCGTTTGTGTCTATGATCTCGTACAGACAATTGTTAAAAGCCTAGAGCTTAATAATACAGCTCCTGAAATATATTTTAGCTCCTACCCTCAGACCATCACAACGGCAGAGCTCTACCATGAAATAAAGAAGCAATTGAATAAAAGGTACTTATTCAACTTGAAGATCCCTTCTCTACTCATAAGAATACTTGCAGGTATTATAGGATTCTTTTCAAAGTTTATGAAAATAGATATTCGCCTCACTCCTGATAAGGTGAATGAACTTCTGCCTAAGGCATGGACGTGTAATTCACAAAAATCAATAGATCAACTCTCTCAGAAGTACGAATGGAGTTTAGAGAAGACTATCGCTATAACATTAAAAGACTATAAGAATAGAAATTGGCTTTAA
- a CDS encoding aminotransferase class I/II-fold pyridoxal phosphate-dependent enzyme, with protein MTSRFVGSNSKVLEKANMLKSNNLYPFFRAIEASEGSVITYDKKDQIMIGSNNYLGLTHHPIVVEAAIKAIEKYGTGCTGSRFLNGNLTIHEELEDKLATYLGHEAAICFSTGMQTNLGTLSAICGPRDCMIFDSENHASLIDASRLALGATFKYKHNDMESLEEQLAANVNRFKNVIIVADGVFSMTGKILKLDKVVELAEKYGAIIYVDDAHGIGVMGNKGRGTMDHFGVTEKIDFNMGTFSKSFASIGGVISGSKENMDYVKHTARSFMFSASMPPSAVATVSACLDVINTDDTIHPRLWRNVEFIRNGFKEIGFYTYESETPIVPVFIGDDLKAMQVTKFLGEMGVFATPVVAPAVPQGEALIRTSYMASHSIEELTKVLEVFKVAKKEFDIPGIHH; from the coding sequence ATGACATCTAGATTTGTTGGAAGTAACTCAAAAGTTCTTGAAAAAGCTAATATGCTAAAAAGTAATAACCTCTACCCTTTCTTTAGAGCAATCGAAGCCTCTGAGGGATCTGTTATTACTTACGATAAGAAAGATCAAATTATGATCGGTTCAAATAATTACTTAGGACTTACTCACCACCCTATTGTTGTTGAAGCGGCCATTAAGGCCATCGAAAAATATGGTACTGGTTGTACGGGTTCTAGGTTCCTAAATGGTAACTTAACAATTCACGAAGAGCTTGAAGACAAACTCGCAACATACCTAGGTCACGAAGCTGCAATCTGTTTTTCAACGGGAATGCAAACAAATCTTGGAACACTTTCAGCAATTTGTGGTCCAAGAGATTGTATGATTTTTGACTCTGAAAATCATGCCTCTCTAATTGATGCTTCAAGATTAGCTCTTGGCGCTACCTTTAAATATAAACACAATGACATGGAATCTCTTGAAGAGCAGCTCGCTGCTAACGTTAACAGATTTAAGAATGTCATCATCGTTGCAGACGGTGTCTTCTCTATGACAGGAAAAATTCTAAAACTAGATAAAGTCGTAGAACTTGCCGAGAAATATGGTGCCATTATCTACGTTGATGATGCTCATGGAATCGGTGTTATGGGTAATAAAGGTAGAGGAACAATGGATCACTTTGGAGTGACTGAGAAGATTGACTTTAATATGGGAACGTTCTCAAAGTCTTTTGCTTCTATTGGTGGAGTCATTTCTGGTTCAAAAGAGAATATGGACTATGTTAAGCATACTGCAAGATCGTTCATGTTCTCTGCTTCAATGCCACCATCTGCTGTTGCAACAGTAAGTGCTTGTCTAGATGTAATCAACACTGACGATACAATTCATCCAAGACTTTGGAGAAACGTTGAGTTTATCAGAAATGGGTTTAAAGAAATTGGTTTCTACACATACGAATCAGAAACTCCAATCGTTCCAGTATTTATTGGAGATGATTTAAAAGCAATGCAAGTAACAAAGTTCCTTGGAGAAATGGGAGTATTTGCAACTCCAGTTGTTGCTCCGGCCGTCCCTCAAGGAGAAGCTCTAATAAGAACGAGCTATATGGCAAGTCACTCCATCGAAGAGTTAACTAAAGTTCTCGAAGTATTTAAAGTGGCAAAGAAAGAATTTGATATACCAGGAATACATCACTAG